One genomic window of Xanthobacter dioxanivorans includes the following:
- a CDS encoding SDR family NAD(P)-dependent oxidoreductase, whose translation MRRLCGWRKRAPPPWSWRVGGRRWAKLSEALRRAGTQGLFVAADVTREADLARLVEETMARFGRLDTVFNNAGFQERRAPLADQTDAVYQQVFDTNVRAVFNAMRHQVPAIIASGGGAIVNNTSVSGIRNPNPGLSLYSASKAAAISLTRAAAMEYAQSGVRINAVAPGRVVTDMMLASGIADMRAVGAGLPLRRMGHPEEVAAAVVWLLSQEASFIVGHVLSADGGFLAG comes from the coding sequence ATGCGACGGCTTTGCGGATGGCGAAAGAGGGCGCCGCCGCCGTGGTCGTGGCGGGTCGGCGGCAGGCGCTGGGCGAAGCTCTCCGAAGCCCTTCGCCGGGCGGGCACGCAGGGCCTGTTCGTCGCCGCCGACGTCACCCGCGAGGCGGATCTGGCCCGCCTGGTGGAGGAGACCATGGCACGCTTCGGCCGCCTGGACACGGTGTTCAACAATGCAGGCTTCCAGGAGCGCCGCGCACCGCTGGCCGACCAGACCGACGCCGTCTATCAGCAGGTCTTCGACACCAATGTGCGGGCGGTGTTCAACGCCATGCGCCACCAGGTCCCCGCCATCATCGCCTCGGGCGGCGGCGCCATCGTCAACAATACGAGCGTGAGCGGGATCAGGAACCCCAATCCCGGCCTCTCGCTCTACAGCGCCTCCAAGGCGGCGGCCATCTCCCTGACCCGCGCCGCCGCCATGGAATATGCCCAGTCGGGCGTGCGCATCAATGCCGTCGCGCCGGGCCGCGTGGTCACCGACATGATGCTCGCCTCGGGCATCGCCGACATGCGGGCCGTGGGGGCGGGGCTGCCCCTGCGCCGCATGGGCCATCCGGAGGAGGTGGCGGCCGCGGTCGTCTGGCTGCTGTCGCAGGAGGCAAGCTTCATCGTCGGCCATGTGCTTTCGGCCGACGGCGGCTTCCTCGCTGGCTGA